A region of Paenibacillus thiaminolyticus DNA encodes the following proteins:
- a CDS encoding collagen-like protein, with translation MSQANIPNITPIVTLSREEALNLLLASVAIEELGLAHIINAEAEKLQFAIGTLPGLSVPATISDLLAVNSSVNTTMQSLIRNELLLQTKLENILATPSVTAATGLTGPTGPTGATGATGAIGATGATGATGVSGPVLTANNIKVGSFIQRVITPGSPYIFDTIIVSNGAGITFIPGTADINLRPNSIYWIESYLEGAETPTGGIGYALRLNGVSLFGSHVGNAGAVGVDEQLSGAYILNTGAGVNVLQMFNDNNTSTTTASNGTIGASLTIMQIG, from the coding sequence ATGTCACAAGCAAATATCCCTAATATTACGCCTATTGTTACCCTTTCAAGGGAAGAAGCCCTCAATCTTTTATTGGCCTCGGTAGCCATTGAAGAGTTAGGGCTTGCACACATTATCAATGCCGAAGCGGAAAAACTCCAGTTTGCGATCGGTACGCTGCCAGGACTTTCGGTTCCTGCGACCATCAGTGATTTGCTTGCTGTTAATTCAAGTGTAAATACCACCATGCAAAGTCTAATTCGAAATGAACTGCTCCTCCAAACGAAACTGGAAAACATTTTAGCCACTCCTTCTGTAACAGCTGCAACCGGACTGACCGGTCCGACAGGCCCAACGGGAGCTACAGGTGCCACAGGAGCTATAGGTGCCACAGGAGCTACGGGTGCCACAGGAGTCTCAGGCCCCGTGCTTACAGCCAACAACATAAAGGTAGGAAGCTTCATTCAGCGAGTAATTACACCAGGGTCGCCCTATATATTTGATACAATTATAGTTAGCAATGGGGCCGGTATTACATTCATACCTGGAACAGCGGATATCAATCTGAGACCGAACAGCATCTATTGGATCGAAAGCTATCTAGAAGGGGCTGAGACGCCAACTGGTGGTATCGGATATGCACTTCGCCTGAACGGGGTTTCTCTCTTTGGGAGTCATGTCGGCAATGCGGGCGCTGTTGGGGTCGATGAACAGCTCTCCGGAGCATACATTCTGAACACAGGAGCAGGCGTCAATGTGCTTCAGATGTTCAATGATAATAATACAAGTACTACGACGGCTAGTAACGGTACAATCGGCGCTTCATTGACAATTATGCAGATTGGCTAG
- a CDS encoding glycosyltransferase — protein MSLSIDTQTTSTFYSYGENSCLEVGGQFYYPEEISIGRDVSIRGNYWLNIISPGVGQKPKIIIGDGCQCDEGLIISALNRIELEKGVIIGHRVFISDTDHEYRQTGKPVAAQGLIEARGEVSIGERVRIGTGTVIVGNIRIGRDSIVQPGSVVKHDVPEQCVVGGAPARIMQIYEPALDKWVDVAMPEQQLSPLLSICIPTYNRASDLDCCLKSIFSQLTKDAPVEVIVSDNASTDDTPQVINRYAALYPCLKYSRNSENIGADRNIYHVMRQAQGTFIKMQGDDDYYLEGTLMPLIEVVNNHRDCGIIHIHVHNNDRRVYTAEGASAFLNASSIMSTFISGMIVRKEDLERVEEPTKFIDSCFNQAYLQYAILMNNPKFCIVNRSIFQFGNNQPSGYNFGEIVFRSYQSILTFFIGKGLTEDDVRAEKKRSLFNYILPWYRGIMTYRYSTDTERFEEIFSEHYHDELYYEAVLSEIRALKAARANS, from the coding sequence ATGTCGTTATCAATCGATACGCAAACCACTTCTACCTTCTATAGCTATGGGGAGAATTCATGTCTTGAAGTTGGCGGACAGTTCTACTATCCCGAAGAAATATCCATTGGCAGAGATGTATCTATTCGCGGGAATTACTGGTTGAATATTATCTCTCCAGGGGTGGGACAGAAGCCTAAAATCATCATTGGCGACGGCTGCCAATGCGATGAGGGCCTTATTATATCCGCCTTAAACCGGATTGAACTTGAAAAGGGTGTAATCATCGGGCATCGTGTGTTTATATCGGATACAGACCATGAATATCGTCAAACAGGAAAACCAGTCGCTGCGCAAGGACTGATCGAAGCGAGAGGCGAGGTTTCTATCGGGGAACGCGTCCGTATTGGCACTGGGACCGTCATTGTCGGCAACATTCGGATAGGCCGTGATAGTATCGTGCAGCCAGGCAGTGTGGTTAAGCATGATGTCCCGGAGCAGTGTGTGGTCGGCGGCGCACCCGCTCGTATCATGCAGATTTATGAACCAGCACTGGATAAATGGGTCGATGTAGCAATGCCGGAGCAGCAGCTTTCTCCCCTCCTATCCATATGCATCCCTACCTATAACCGGGCGTCCGATTTAGACTGTTGTCTGAAATCAATATTCTCCCAATTAACGAAAGATGCCCCCGTGGAGGTCATTGTCTCGGATAATGCCTCCACTGACGATACACCACAGGTTATTAACCGTTATGCTGCCCTCTACCCTTGTTTGAAGTATTCTCGTAATAGTGAAAATATAGGCGCTGACCGAAATATTTACCACGTTATGCGTCAAGCTCAAGGAACGTTCATCAAGATGCAGGGTGATGACGATTATTATCTGGAAGGTACGCTGATGCCTCTGATCGAGGTCGTAAACAACCATCGTGATTGTGGAATTATTCATATTCATGTTCATAACAATGATCGTCGTGTTTATACAGCTGAAGGTGCGTCAGCGTTTCTCAATGCATCGTCCATCATGTCCACCTTTATTTCAGGTATGATTGTGCGCAAAGAGGATTTGGAGCGCGTTGAGGAGCCGACTAAATTTATCGACTCCTGCTTTAACCAAGCGTATTTGCAATATGCGATATTAATGAACAACCCCAAGTTTTGCATCGTGAACAGGAGTATATTCCAGTTTGGAAATAACCAGCCGAGCGGTTACAATTTTGGTGAAATCGTATTTCGCAGCTACCAGTCGATTCTCACTTTTTTTATCGGAAAGGGACTGACAGAGGACGATGTCCGCGCAGAGAAAAAACGGTCGCTCTTCAATTACATTCTCCCTTGGTACAGAGGGATTATGACCTATCGTTACAGTACCGATACAGAACGGTTCGAGGAGATTTTCAGCGAGCATTATCACGATGAGTTATATTATGAAGCGGTTTTGAGCGAAATTCGCGCCCTAAAAGCAGCTCGGGCAAACTCATAA
- a CDS encoding phosphotransferase enzyme family protein, whose translation MQTKENILTYNEVVSISETYLLAVVSELFGLEGYEIQRIPAHDGGRNVVYTCEKEGAEAYILRISFLPDRSREDFLAEVEYIRYLFEHGGSVPDVISSRKGNLLEEFTHNDHTFFVSLFEKARGKKLVENNYRYREGVPITEYYYNCGKALGKLHQISKGYTPIHRRYSFFDKYNAEYIDKLIPDSLSPLKKKLADLLNTLEELDRNRETYGMIHFDYNDGNYSIDFDTGKLTVYDFDNSCFGWYMYDLADLWRSGVGWTRFEPDAGKRKTFMDDYFETVLAGYRSETNLEDSMLDQLPLFIQICVMENIVASFEDMQNSGEEPECDEELSYLIKCMEDDIPYYGFFHEIYSCEEPFEYEERNR comes from the coding sequence TATGAAATTCAGCGGATTCCGGCACATGACGGAGGACGGAATGTCGTTTATACCTGCGAAAAAGAGGGCGCCGAGGCATATATTCTCAGAATCTCCTTCTTACCTGACAGAAGCCGGGAAGATTTTCTGGCCGAAGTGGAGTATATCAGGTATTTATTTGAGCATGGCGGCAGTGTCCCGGATGTGATCAGTTCCCGGAAGGGGAATTTGCTGGAAGAATTCACTCATAATGATCACACCTTTTTTGTCAGTCTGTTCGAAAAGGCACGGGGAAAAAAGCTGGTGGAAAATAATTATCGGTATCGGGAAGGAGTTCCTATTACCGAATATTATTATAACTGCGGTAAAGCCCTGGGGAAACTGCACCAGATATCAAAAGGGTATACTCCTATCCATCGCCGTTATAGTTTTTTTGATAAATACAATGCCGAATATATCGATAAACTGATTCCCGACTCTTTATCTCCGCTTAAGAAGAAGCTGGCAGATCTTCTTAACACCTTAGAAGAATTGGACAGAAACCGTGAGACTTACGGTATGATCCATTTTGATTACAACGATGGGAATTATTCGATAGATTTTGATACCGGGAAACTAACTGTATATGATTTCGATAATTCATGTTTCGGTTGGTATATGTATGACCTGGCAGACCTCTGGAGAAGCGGGGTGGGCTGGACACGATTCGAACCCGACGCTGGTAAACGTAAAACGTTTATGGATGATTATTTTGAAACCGTTCTCGCGGGTTACAGATCCGAGACCAATCTCGAAGATTCGATGTTGGATCAGTTGCCTTTATTTATTCAGATATGTGTCATGGAAAATATCGTTGCCTCCTTCGAGGATATGCAGAACAGCGGTGAAGAGCCTGAGTGTGATGAGGAGCTGTCGTATCTTATAAAATGCATGGAAGACGATATCCCGTATTATGGATTTTTCCATGAGATTTACTCATGTGAAGAGCCTTTTGAATACGAGGAACGAAATAGGTAG
- the ppsA gene encoding phosphoenolpyruvate synthase, whose product MSSLVLGFQEMKNTQLLHVGGKGLNLGELSKIEGIQVPEGFCVTTVGYQKAIEQNETYHALLNRLTMLNVEDRDQIDEISRKIRQIILEVEIPSDVVKAVTQYLSQFGEEHAYAVRSSATAEDLPYASFAGQQDTYLNIIGKEAILQHISKCWASLFTDRAVIYRMQNGFDHSHVYLAVIVQRMVFPQASGILFTADPITSNRKVISIDASFGLGEALVSGLVSADCYKVKEGEIVDKRIAAKKLAVYGRKEGGTETLQIDPEQQKTQTLTEQQILQLARIGRHIEAYFGCPQDIEWCLVDDTFYIIQSRPITTLYPIPEANDQEDRVYVSVGHQQMMTDPMKPLGLSFFQLTNPAPMRKAGGRLFVDVTPMLASRDNTLHYLGRSDPLIKDALMTVIERDFIKTLPDDNTAPTPIKRYADTMRELENNPSIVPDLIKRSQASIEALKQNIQTKSGSDLFDFILEDLQQLKEFVFDPQSLSVILAAMDAATWINETMNEWLGEKHAADTLSQSVPDNITSEMGLALLDVADVIRPYPEIIAYLQHAKADNFLDELLTLDGGQETRDAIYAYLDKYGMRCAGEIDLTRTRWIEKPITLVPLILGNIKNFEPNASKRKFEQGQQEALKKEQELLERLKQLPDGEQKAKETKQAIDFIRNYSGYREYPKYGMVNRYFVYKQALLKEAEQLVQADIIHEKEDIFYLTLEELHEVIRTNKLDYHIISKRKDEYNYYEKLTPPRVITSEGEIISGEYKRENLPSEALVGLPVSAGVIEGRARVILNMEDADLEDGDILVTAFTDPSWTPLFVSIKGLVTEVGGLMTHGTVIAREYGLPAVVGVESATNRIKDGQRIRVHGTEGYVEIL is encoded by the coding sequence ATGAGTTCTTTGGTTCTCGGTTTTCAGGAAATGAAAAACACGCAGCTATTGCACGTTGGCGGAAAAGGGTTGAATTTAGGGGAGTTATCAAAAATTGAAGGAATACAAGTACCAGAAGGATTTTGTGTTACAACAGTGGGATATCAAAAAGCAATCGAGCAGAACGAAACGTATCATGCTTTGCTCAATCGACTAACTATGCTAAACGTAGAAGATCGAGATCAAATTGATGAAATCAGCAGGAAGATTCGACAAATCATTTTGGAAGTAGAAATTCCTTCTGATGTTGTGAAAGCAGTAACTCAATATCTCTCCCAGTTTGGCGAGGAACATGCTTATGCCGTGCGTTCTAGTGCGACTGCTGAAGATTTGCCATATGCCTCTTTTGCTGGTCAACAAGACACCTATTTAAATATTATCGGCAAAGAAGCCATCCTGCAGCATATCAGCAAATGTTGGGCCTCCCTATTTACGGATCGCGCAGTAATCTACCGTATGCAAAATGGATTCGACCACAGTCACGTTTATTTAGCCGTTATCGTTCAAAGGATGGTATTCCCACAAGCTTCGGGGATTTTATTTACCGCTGATCCGATTACTTCTAACCGAAAGGTGATATCGATCGATGCCAGTTTTGGACTTGGAGAAGCACTGGTCTCTGGCCTGGTATCTGCCGATTGTTATAAAGTAAAGGAAGGGGAGATCGTCGATAAGAGGATCGCGGCCAAAAAATTGGCGGTCTATGGACGAAAAGAAGGGGGAACAGAGACACTACAGATCGATCCTGAGCAGCAAAAGACTCAAACCCTAACTGAACAACAAATTTTACAATTAGCACGCATCGGAAGGCATATCGAAGCATATTTTGGTTGCCCGCAAGATATCGAATGGTGTCTGGTTGATGATACCTTTTATATTATCCAGAGTCGGCCAATCACGACGTTATACCCGATTCCTGAAGCGAATGATCAGGAAGATCGCGTTTATGTATCTGTCGGTCACCAACAAATGATGACCGATCCCATGAAACCGCTGGGATTGTCTTTTTTCCAGCTAACAAATCCAGCACCCATGCGTAAAGCCGGTGGCAGGTTGTTTGTTGATGTGACACCAATGCTGGCTAGCAGAGATAATACATTACATTACCTGGGACGATCCGATCCGCTTATCAAAGACGCATTGATGACCGTAATAGAGCGAGATTTTATAAAAACGTTACCAGATGATAACACAGCACCAACTCCGATCAAGAGATATGCTGATACGATGCGTGAACTTGAAAACAATCCGTCAATCGTTCCCGATTTGATTAAGCGTAGTCAAGCATCGATCGAAGCGTTGAAACAAAATATCCAAACGAAATCAGGATCGGATTTGTTTGATTTTATTCTTGAAGATCTCCAGCAATTAAAGGAGTTTGTATTTGATCCGCAAAGTTTAAGCGTGATTCTGGCTGCAATGGATGCTGCAACATGGATCAATGAAACTATGAACGAGTGGTTAGGTGAAAAACACGCAGCAGATACACTTTCTCAATCTGTACCGGACAATATTACTTCGGAAATGGGACTGGCGCTATTGGATGTCGCAGATGTGATCCGTCCTTATCCGGAGATCATTGCGTATTTACAGCATGCAAAAGCGGATAACTTTTTGGATGAACTGCTTACGTTAGATGGCGGGCAGGAAACCCGAGACGCGATCTATGCTTATCTCGACAAATACGGAATGCGATGTGCCGGAGAAATCGATCTTACCAGAACGCGCTGGATCGAAAAACCAATTACGCTTGTCCCGTTGATTCTTGGTAACATCAAAAACTTTGAGCCTAATGCGAGCAAGCGAAAATTTGAGCAAGGGCAGCAAGAAGCTTTAAAAAAAGAACAAGAGTTGTTGGAACGATTAAAGCAATTGCCTGATGGTGAACAAAAAGCGAAAGAAACAAAACAAGCGATCGACTTCATCCGGAATTACAGCGGGTATAGGGAATATCCGAAATACGGCATGGTTAATCGCTACTTCGTGTATAAGCAGGCTTTACTGAAAGAAGCCGAACAACTCGTACAAGCGGACATCATTCATGAAAAAGAAGATATCTTCTATCTCACTTTGGAGGAACTTCACGAGGTTATACGGACAAATAAACTGGATTACCACATCATCAGCAAACGGAAAGATGAGTACAACTATTATGAAAAACTAACTCCGCCACGTGTTATTACTTCAGAAGGCGAAATCATTTCAGGGGAGTACAAACGAGAGAATCTCCCGTCTGAAGCATTAGTAGGTCTGCCCGTGTCTGCCGGAGTTATAGAGGGACGCGCACGTGTCATCTTGAACATGGAAGATGCTGATCTAGAAGATGGAGATATATTAGTCACCGCCTTTACGGATCCTAGCTGGACACCATTGTTTGTATCTATAAAAGGCCTAGTCACCGAAGTTGGCGGACTGATGACCCACGGGACAGTTATCGCACGTGAATATGGCCTGCCCGCAGTTGTCGGAGTGGAGAGCGCCACCAACCGGATAAAAGATGGACAACGAATTCGTGTGCATGGAACAGAAGGGTATGTCGAAATATTGTAA
- a CDS encoding MBL fold metallo-hydrolase encodes MTNGELLHVSGSSYAWSGKYAVGVYLHEETKKAILFDSGPNNRTAEMLDLQINNQGYTIAAIIHTHGHILNTGGTSYFREYYPELQCYASHLSAPYIDYPGFLAPIIPISPTRKLDISELPESSDSASIITGTIPFRDGVFEINGIPLTIYTLPGHFPGMIGIETPDQVLYCADALFGTSTLSQQKLLFFTEPKEAMQSLEKLKSLQAKHYVLYHGGIYNDISKIIKENVARLEGAYNDVLTLIEQQWHTLESITQHIMSKYDLENKEKQYYLAYTITLSYVRLLLNEGKVSQKIKNGLLFYKSNT; translated from the coding sequence ATGACAAATGGCGAACTTTTACACGTTTCAGGCAGTAGTTATGCGTGGTCGGGAAAATATGCCGTAGGCGTTTATCTTCATGAGGAAACCAAAAAAGCCATTTTGTTCGATAGTGGTCCAAATAACAGAACTGCGGAAATGCTCGATCTTCAGATCAATAATCAAGGATATACCATCGCCGCTATTATTCACACCCATGGTCATATCTTGAATACGGGTGGCACCTCTTATTTCAGGGAATATTATCCTGAACTACAGTGTTATGCCTCCCATTTGTCTGCGCCATATATTGACTATCCGGGCTTTCTTGCGCCTATCATTCCGATTTCCCCAACTAGAAAATTGGACATTTCGGAACTACCGGAGTCCTCCGATTCGGCTTCGATCATTACCGGCACAATTCCATTTCGGGATGGCGTTTTTGAAATCAATGGCATCCCCTTAACAATTTACACGCTGCCGGGGCACTTTCCAGGGATGATTGGTATAGAAACACCTGATCAGGTACTCTACTGCGCAGACGCTTTATTTGGCACGTCCACACTATCGCAACAAAAATTACTTTTTTTTACGGAACCTAAAGAAGCCATGCAATCTTTGGAAAAATTGAAATCACTCCAAGCTAAACATTATGTTCTTTATCACGGCGGTATTTATAATGATATATCTAAAATAATTAAAGAAAATGTAGCCCGTCTAGAAGGTGCTTATAATGATGTGCTGACGTTGATCGAACAGCAATGGCACACTCTAGAAAGCATTACGCAACACATAATGAGTAAATACGATTTGGAGAATAAGGAAAAGCAATACTATTTAGCCTACACCATCACACTCTCTTATGTTAGGTTATTGTTGAATGAGGGGAAAGTTTCCCAGAAAATCAAAAACGGCCTACTTTTTTATAAAAGTAATACGTAA
- a CDS encoding glycosyltransferase has translation MIVKNEEENIERCLASVQPFVDEMIVVDTGSTDQTISICKAAGAKVYPFQWNNHFAEARNYSLDQASGEWILWMDGDEVLEVSAESCWKEKLAEETEHILNVHLVNYMGESPDPNETYHIAHPRLFRNGIGLRFLYHIHEALNVEEIFAGERALKKIKQHDGLTIHHYGYLQSHTIAKQKSERNLHMLLHELTLDNNNPWTEYHLASEYYRLEKYKQAYEFVNLSIARFLRKDKLPPSLLYKLKYSCLISLGSIDGIPAAIDKAIIMYPDYVDLYFYKGVALYLSNLHSLALDVFEQCLLLGEDNIQHLTLKGAGSFHAWYYKGLCLEKLGKFEAAVEAYKEALRLYPNYFHAAEALTRLEKSGQHSGTKE, from the coding sequence ATGATTGTCAAAAATGAGGAAGAGAACATCGAGCGCTGTCTGGCAAGCGTACAACCATTCGTAGATGAAATGATTGTTGTTGATACGGGCTCGACGGATCAAACGATTAGCATATGTAAAGCCGCAGGAGCCAAAGTGTATCCATTTCAATGGAATAACCATTTTGCAGAGGCGCGCAATTATAGTCTTGATCAAGCCAGCGGCGAATGGATTCTGTGGATGGATGGAGATGAAGTACTGGAGGTGTCTGCAGAATCCTGTTGGAAAGAAAAGTTAGCCGAAGAAACTGAACATATATTAAACGTTCATCTGGTTAACTATATGGGGGAATCACCCGATCCGAACGAGACGTACCATATAGCCCATCCCCGTTTGTTCCGTAACGGGATAGGCTTGCGGTTTCTGTATCATATTCATGAAGCGTTGAATGTTGAAGAGATTTTCGCGGGTGAGCGTGCACTCAAGAAGATCAAGCAGCATGATGGTCTGACCATCCACCATTACGGATACCTCCAATCACACACGATAGCCAAGCAAAAGAGTGAACGCAATCTGCATATGCTGCTGCACGAGTTAACGCTGGATAACAATAATCCTTGGACAGAATACCATCTGGCTAGCGAATATTACAGACTTGAAAAATATAAACAAGCCTATGAGTTTGTGAATTTATCCATCGCCCGCTTTTTGAGGAAAGATAAACTTCCTCCTTCCTTGTTATACAAGTTGAAATACTCATGCCTTATTTCTTTGGGGAGTATAGACGGAATTCCTGCCGCTATCGACAAAGCAATCATAATGTATCCTGATTATGTCGACCTGTATTTTTATAAAGGCGTAGCGTTATATCTAAGCAACCTGCATTCATTGGCCCTGGATGTATTCGAACAATGTCTCCTTCTGGGGGAAGACAACATCCAGCACTTGACGCTGAAAGGCGCTGGCAGCTTTCATGCCTGGTATTATAAAGGACTCTGTCTGGAAAAGCTCGGCAAATTTGAGGCAGCAGTAGAAGCGTATAAGGAAGCATTGAGACTGTATCCGAATTATTTCCATGCGGCAGAAGCCCTGACTAGGCTAGAAAAATCCGGACAACACTCAGGAACGAAGGAGTGA
- a CDS encoding glycosyltransferase — MSKTVVTISLCMIVKDEQDTLERCLSSVQDIVNEIIIVDTGSKDNTKQIARKYTQHIYDFEWIDDFAAARNFSFDQATQDYILWMDADDVLEEEDLQKFIVFKQQLDVDIDRVMMPYHLALDVDGKPTCTLRRNRLVRRDRGFRWEGAVHEALIVSGTVIQSDIAITHRKEKKPTDRNLLIFRKRKQANAEFSPRDLYYFAIELRDHGFYEEAVAAYKQFLATKQGWVEDCFHACMNLSDCYSSLGKDTESVKALLHSLSYDTPRAEMCCRLGSFFLESNHLEKAIYWYHTATRLGQPDHYLGPVAREYWTWIPHFQLSICYDKMGQWTKAQLHNEIASFHNPEHPLLLNNRKYFAQKIIETALSASPPF, encoded by the coding sequence GTGAGTAAAACGGTGGTTACCATAAGTCTGTGCATGATCGTCAAGGATGAGCAGGATACATTGGAACGCTGCTTGTCATCTGTTCAGGATATCGTGAACGAAATCATTATCGTCGATACAGGTTCTAAGGACAACACGAAGCAAATCGCGCGCAAGTATACGCAGCATATTTATGATTTCGAGTGGATCGACGATTTCGCTGCAGCGCGCAATTTCTCCTTCGATCAAGCGACACAGGATTATATTCTATGGATGGACGCTGATGATGTATTGGAAGAGGAAGATCTTCAGAAATTCATTGTGTTTAAGCAACAACTGGATGTTGACATAGACAGGGTAATGATGCCTTATCATCTTGCCCTTGACGTGGATGGCAAACCTACATGCACATTACGGCGCAACAGACTGGTAAGACGTGATCGCGGGTTCCGATGGGAAGGAGCTGTTCACGAAGCGCTCATCGTCAGCGGTACAGTGATCCAGAGCGATATCGCCATTACACACCGCAAAGAAAAAAAGCCAACCGATCGCAATTTACTCATTTTCCGTAAGCGAAAGCAAGCCAACGCAGAATTCAGCCCGAGGGACTTGTACTATTTTGCCATCGAGCTTAGAGATCATGGCTTCTACGAAGAAGCAGTTGCTGCCTATAAGCAATTTCTTGCGACGAAGCAAGGATGGGTAGAGGATTGCTTCCATGCATGCATGAACTTGTCGGATTGCTACAGTAGTCTGGGGAAAGATACGGAGTCTGTAAAAGCTCTGCTCCACTCCCTATCGTATGATACCCCTAGAGCGGAAATGTGCTGCCGGCTTGGTTCATTTTTTCTGGAATCGAATCATCTGGAAAAAGCCATCTACTGGTACCATACAGCTACTCGGCTTGGCCAGCCGGATCACTATCTGGGTCCGGTTGCTCGTGAGTACTGGACATGGATCCCCCACTTTCAACTAAGTATCTGTTACGATAAGATGGGACAATGGACGAAAGCCCAACTGCACAATGAAATCGCTTCCTTCCATAACCCCGAGCATCCTTTATTACTGAATAACCGAAAGTATTTTGCACAGAAAATAATCGAAACCGCACTATCCGCAAGCCCCCCCTTTTAA
- a CDS encoding YheC/YheD family protein, with protein sequence MRHKFINSKMLKGKPLSQDHVLSRHVPETHWYHAATLTKMLKSFPVLYIKPDKGSSGTGIIRVKRLNNSESLVSFKASSKKYPHTKIASEVAKRMHRGKKYIIQQGIPLATYRKKPFDLRIVLQKPSNQWLLTWMSAKVAPRSNSIVTNVAKGARDAKIKEILRGADQRLNVPTVLKKLSGVSYKIARKLGSRFPLRIVGLDMGIDKKGKVWFIEANTRPNFHGLNKFDPVQYRRYLRAKKQTEANS encoded by the coding sequence ATGAGACATAAATTCATCAATAGCAAAATGCTAAAAGGAAAGCCCTTGTCACAGGATCACGTCCTATCTCGTCACGTTCCGGAAACCCATTGGTATCATGCTGCGACTCTTACCAAGATGCTCAAATCCTTCCCTGTGTTATATATCAAACCCGATAAAGGTTCCTCAGGAACGGGGATTATCCGGGTCAAGAGGCTTAATAACTCCGAAAGCCTGGTTTCATTCAAGGCATCGTCCAAAAAGTACCCCCATACAAAAATCGCATCCGAAGTAGCAAAGAGAATGCACCGCGGAAAAAAGTACATTATCCAGCAAGGGATTCCACTAGCGACCTATCGAAAGAAACCTTTTGATCTGCGGATTGTGCTACAGAAACCATCCAACCAGTGGTTGCTTACCTGGATGAGCGCCAAAGTCGCGCCTAGATCCAATTCCATCGTCACGAATGTGGCAAAAGGAGCTCGCGATGCAAAGATAAAGGAAATCCTTCGAGGAGCCGACCAACGGCTAAACGTACCCACAGTCCTAAAAAAGTTAAGCGGTGTTTCCTACAAAATCGCACGTAAATTGGGTTCTCGTTTCCCCCTTCGAATTGTCGGATTGGATATGGGGATCGACAAGAAAGGAAAGGTATGGTTTATCGAGGCGAACACGAGACCTAACTTTCACGGATTAAACAAGTTCGATCCCGTGCAATACCGAAGATATCTTCGTGCAAAGAAGCAGACAGAAGCAAATAGCTGA